In Fimbriimonadaceae bacterium, the genomic window CGACTCCCAGGAGCCGGTTCTTGGCCGCAATCACGATGGCGTTGGACTTGACGTGCTGCACGAGGACCCAGGCAAGCCGCAAGGCTCCCATTTGATCATCGGTCGGCCTCCGGTCCGTCACTACCTGCCATTCGGAACCGGGATCTTCGTCCACGTCCTGCATCAGCACGCCCCCTCCGATCGACCGAAACTGCGTCCGACGCTCGCCACCGACCAGCGGCGCTTCCAACAGGCGCACATTTTGGCCCCACCCACTCCGCTCGCGAAACATCGCGGCCGCTGCCTCCTCAAATTTGGTTCCGATGACGACCTCCAGAAAATTCCCTTTCTCGATCATCGCCGTGGCAGCCGACTCGTCGATAACCCCGTTGAATGCCGCAATTCCCCCGAAGGCACTGATCGGATCGCTTTCGCGGGCGGCTCGATATGCCTCACCAAAGGACTCGCCTACGGCCGCGCCACATGGATTGCCATGCTTGATAATCGCGCACGCACCGTGGGGCAGATCGCAAGCCAGCTCCCACGCACCGTCAGCATCGAGGTAGTTGTTGTAGCTGAGCGGAATGCCCCAGATCTGGCGAGCCTGGGCAATGCCTGGCACGGCCAAGGGATCGGCCAGCACGGAAGCGCTTTGGTGGGGATTTTCGCCATAGCGGAGCTCGGCAACTCGCCTCCAGCCCATGGTGATCGTCTCTCCGTGTGACAGGTCGGCTACACGTAGGAGGTACCGGGAAATCACGCTATCGTAATAGGCGGTATGGGCGAAGGCCTTTGCCGCCAAGCGGACGGCCAGTTTTCGCTCGGATTTGGAACCAAGGGCTTCTGTGACCTCGGCATAGTCCGCAGGATCGGTCACTACCAGAACATTCGCGTGATTCTTGGCTGCCGAGCGAAGCATCGCGGGGCCGCCGATATCGATGTTTTCAATGGCCTCTTCAAAGGAGTGGTCGCCTGATACCGTTCGCTCGAATGCGTAGAGATTGACCACGAGCAGCTCTATCGGCTGGATGCCATGGTTATCCATTTGCTCCCGGTGGCCCGAGTCCCGCACATCCCCCAGAAGCCCCCCGTGGATTTTGGGGTGCAACGTCTTTACTCGACCCGCCAGCATCTCGGGCACTCCCGTAACGGCGCTTACGTCGGTAACGTCGATTCCAGAGCCACGGAGCACGTTGGCGGTACCACCGGTGCTGACCAGCTCAAAGCCAAGGTCGACAAGCGACTTGGCGAGCGATTCGATCCCAGTTTTGTCGGTTACGGAGAGCAGTGCCCGACGCACGTTAGCCATCGCCCCCGGTTGTCGTTGGCTCGCCACCGGTTGTATCTGGAGGAGGTGGCGGCTCCTTCTTGACCTTGACCTTTATCGATTTCTTGACGGTGAGGCCTTTTTCATCGTAGCCCGTGATGGTAAAGGTCGTATCCTCTAGCACAACGACCTCCCGGCTTCCCGTGCTGTTTTCGAGGACTTCGGTCGATTTGCCGTCACTCAATTCGAGTCTGGCCGCATTGGTCAGCTGCCAGTTCAGCACCACGCGACCATCTGTCTCCGTGACTTCCGTCCGGTCAGCGGAAAACACCACAATGGTCGCCGCGCTGGCCTCGACGACATTGACTTTGATGGACCGGGTCACCGTCTTGCCGGCAGAATTTTCGGCGATGATCTTGTATTCCTGGCTGCCCTTGAGGTCGGCAACGAGCTTGATCGTATCCACCTTGAGGTCAAGGGTTTGACCAGGGGGTGAGAGCACCGCGCGGACAACCCCGTCGTTGAATTTATAGCGAACCAGGAAGGACTCGCCGAGCTTGAGGTTGCGCGGCGTAATCTCGAAGGCCTCGATCAATGGATCCGGCACCGGTGGCGGCTCGTTAACGATCAGCACCATGCGATTGCTTCTTGCCGTCCGGTCGCCACTGACGGCGACAGCGTAGAGCTCGAAGTTCCCAGCTGCCTTTGCCACGATCTGGCGCTCGCCTTGGGTAGGCAGGCCGTCGAGCAGGACCTCGTCGTTCTGCATGATCCTCACGAACCCGGCATTCGAGGCATACCAGTTGACCGCGTAGGGGGTGCCTACCACTACTGTGGCTGGATTGATCCGAAAGGTGTTGACGGCCGGCTGCTTCGGCAACAGGGCGATCCAGGCGGCTGCAAGACCCCCGACAAGAAGGAGTCCTAGAAGCGTTCCCGGAGAGAGCAGCGGCCTAACTTCGACCTGGGCCTGGCTCGCCGCCATCACGTTGGCCGTCGTCTTGCTGCGACCGCTCACCGTCAAGCTGTGCAGACGCGTTCCGGTGAACCAGCCCCGCTTGGCCGCCCGGGCGGTAAGTTCCACTTCCTTCTGTTGTCCCGGCCCTACCGTCACCTGCTCCTGTTCGAACTGATACGAACAGGCATCGTCGGGATCACTCGCGAAGAGTTGAACGTTCTCATCGTGGTTGCCGAGGTTCATAACCGTAACCTGAAAATGATCCTCGGGGCTCAGGGGAGTGATCTTCCCCCGGCGGGGGTGGAGGTCCAAGCTGATGTGGTGGAAGGGCTTGATCTGCAAAACGCCCTGGACGCTGCGGACTTCGCCGGACGTCATCGAGCGGACCTTGAGGACGAATGGATAGGCCCCCGCCGAGCTCTCACTCGTCCTCGGTGTTTTGAAGAAAACCTTCTCGGTCTGAATGTCGCGCGGTTCGATCGTAAGGGTCGGAACGGGGACGGCCACCCATTCCGGGTCCACTCCCTCGACACTGATCTCAAAAGTGTCCGAATCGTCGCTCCGGTTGGCTATCTCGATGTTAACGGGCGCGGTCGATCCGGCCTCGGCCAACACCTGATCTTCGGATAGCCGTACCACAAAGCTCATCGGTGGAGATTGTAGCAGGGGAGGCTGCTCATAACCCGGCCACACCCGTTTCATCGGGCCAGGGTGACATGCGCAGGCAACGGAAGCCCTCCCCATAAGTGACCCCAATTCGCTCCCCGTCTTCGATCGCGCGATTCTGGACCATGTTCGTGACGCGCCTGAGCCGTTCTCCGAAAAACTGGCTCTTATGGATGGCCAAGAGCTCACGCTTGGCTTCCCACTGGTCGGAAATGTCAACAACGTAGTTGGGCGTCATCGTAGAGAATCGCATCAGCCACCGGCAGAGATCGGGTCGCCGGTTCAACACGTTGGCCACGGCCTCTCCGGTTCGACGGTGGTCTTGGTGGCTAAAGCGAGGTGGATACTCGCCATCGAAGCTCAGAACGTAGTCTGGCTTGATCCGCTCCAGCTGCGCCGCAATGCTGTCCTCCAGGGCCTTGGTTACCCGCAGCCGGCCATCGGGAAAACCAAGAAAGACCACATGTTTGCCCCCCCAAATCCTCGTTGCTTCCGTTTGTTCCTGTCGACGAACCTTCCGATTGGTTTCCCAATCCTCGAACGGATAGTAGGCCTTATCTCCGTCGGTGCAGGCGATGAGGGTGATCTCAGAATTCCTGCCCAGGCGTGTCAGCGCACCGCCAATGTAAAACTCCGCATCATCAGGATGACCGACCACAACCGCAATCTTGGTCCCTGGTGAGAAGAGCCGCTTCGAATCGGGGTCGACTGGCGGATGCGGAACCGGCAAGCTGCGTTCGATGAGATCAAGCTCCCAAGGTTGCCAGGCCCAGAACGCCCAAAAGGCGAGCAGCAGCCCACCGTAGAAAAACAGCCGCCGCTTTCGATTTCGCTTCTTTCTAGCGACCTTGATCGGGTCGGCGGTCGCTGTTCTCTCCCCCGGAAGAAGGCTAACTGGCATGCCTAATCTACGCAGCCTCCGTTAAAGCGGCTGCTTCCGATCCACGAAAAGGCTTTGGTGGAGGCGGGGAGAATTGAACTCCCTTCCAAAACCGCCGTACTCAACGTTGCCACGAGCGTCTCTCCTGTACTTTATCTCGGCGGCGAACTCTCCCGGAGTCGGCTGTTCGCACGCCCAGTTCGGTTGTTTTAGCCCGGCGGCCCTCGAACAGGGAGCCTCCTAGGCGATCCGGATTTGGCTAGGCCTTGGTGATCCCTACCGGATCGAGACCACTAGACCCACAGCGTTAATTAGGCTGCGTATGCGTAACTGTTATTGGCAGTTATTTTGTTTGCCGCTTTTTACGAGGCCAGCGGCGCCTCGGCTCGCAACCTTGAGTCGAACCGGCTCTGTCGAACCCGTTCGCCCCCAATATGCATCTCTATTATAGATGTCGGCAATCCGGTCAGAAGTTCCCTGGGCCTTTGGGCCCAATGAGGGTACATTCCCCGGAGCAGCTCATCGAGTTTAACGGGGAAAGAGAGGAATTATAGATGCGAGGATGGGGAATTTGGGCATTTGCCCTTCTAACGGTTGTCATCGTCGGTTGTGGAGGCGGCTCCGCCTCGATCGGTGGCACGAACTCGGGTGGTGGCGCTAGCGGAGGCACAACCGGCGGCAACGACCAGGCGTTGTTGGATGCGGAAACCCGAAAGACGATGATACGGGCCGCGCGCATGGTTCGGACACCAAGCGCGTTTGCCAATGTCATTCCGTTCAAGAATCGGTCGGGCAACTCCGTTCCGTTCGGCTGGCTTAAGGAAGTGCGGCCAGGTCGCGACGGCGATGCTGAGGGCTTCGACGAGGACCTGAACCTCCATTGGCGCTTTACCTTCGACCCTAACGACGACACGAAGTCGAAGCTTGAGCTATTCAGCGACGCGGCCATGACGCAGGTGGCAGGAACGGTGAACTTCGTCCTCACGGGAGAATTCGATGCGTTTCCTCTGGTTTACACGGCCACGTACTCGGTCTCGGGTGGCGATTTCCTGGTTTCAGGAAGCGAGATCATCACGTTCGACTCAGACGTGTCGTCCCGCTACGAGGGCACGACTTCGAACCAGTTCGGCGAGCAGCTCACCTACAACTACACGTGGATCGATAACGTCAACAACGGCTCATTCACATTGAGCGGCAGCTATCAGCTCCTGGATGCGGGCGCCAAGTACACGGGCACCATTACGACGACGCAGAACGGTGACGTCAAGATCAACTGGAACTCGCCGTTACGGATTTTTGGCACGTTAACGGTTCGGGAAGACCTGAGTTCTTCGATCACGGCCTCCACCAAGCAAGACAATGTCTCCCGCGCAACAGCAGAAGTGGATGCGAAGGGCGGAGGTCAAATCACCTTCAGCTCGGGACCGACGGAGCTAGTCGCGTTCGACACGGCTCAGTAGGCTTTTGGTCCAAACCGGCCGTCCTTTAGTCCCAAATTTTGGTTCGAATCGCGGCACAGGCTCGACAATGAGATCATGCGAAAGATCGCGCGGTTTCCGGTAGTATTCGGGTTCGCGTCGATCAAGAGTGAAAGCAATGAAAATCTTCAATGGATACCTATGCGTCGCCGCTGCGGCGGTCGGCATTTTGCTGGCGGTCGGTTGCGGTGGTGGAGGCGGGCTCGACTTTGTCAAGGCGTTCAAGGCGGACGCAGCCGTAACGAAGGCCCGCACGACAACCGCAGCCCGACAAATCAAGGCATCGCTTAAGAATGGGCGCGGACTGCCTCTCAACCTGAACGGAAGGGACCGAGCCAACCCCCTCGCTCGCGAGATCGACCTGCTGAAGAAGCGGACAGGGCGGGATGGCGAGACCGGCTACCTCGAGGACTACCAGCTTTATTACGTTTTGACCTCCGAGGGCACGTACCACATCGGCAACGTGGATACGGGAATCGTCAGCAAGTGGCGTTTCACGCTCTACGAAGATCCGAACTTCACGATTCCGGCGGGCACGATGACGCTGGAGATCAAGAAGATCAACGAAATCGGCGCCTTGATGGATCCGCCGAACCCGTTCCCGGCCACGGTTGAGTACACGTTCGAGGTCGACTCTTCCTTCTTCGATCAGATGGGCGTGGTGACGGTTACGGTCAACGACGAGCTCGGCGAAAGCGGCCGGATCGTGATGGACCTTGAGAATTCATTTGGCGAGCGCCTCCAGTCGGATGTCGTCATCGATGGCCAGAACTTCACCGGCGATGACATCTACACTGATGAAACCGGCTTTAGCATCACTTGCAAGTACACGGGCATCTTTGGCGGTGGCTCGACCGGTGATTTTGAAACCGGCAATGTCGGCGAAGAAGGCGGCCTTGCCGGAACGTACACATGGAACGCCGATGGCAGCGGCCAGATCACGGTCAAGGACAAAGCGACCGGCGAGCAGCTTTACCTGCTCACGTTCGATGCCGAAGGCAACGCGACCGGTCAGTACATGGACGACCCTCCCGAGAACTTCGACATCGATTCCGCCGACTTCTAAAGAGTTGTTCGGCATAGAGGGTCCGCAGGCAGTTCGCCGGCGGACCCTCTTCTTGTCAGATAATGCCGCTTCGAAGCAGGTCCTTGACCATTAGCAATCCGACGACCTTATCACTCTCGACGACCGGTACCTCGCCGATTTTCTTGGGAAAGTTCTGAAACATTTCAAGGGCGTCCATGGCGAGCACGCTCGCCTCGATCGAAGCGGGATCCTTGGTCATGTACGACCATGCCGGGGCGTCGAGGTTATGGTCAAGGGTCATGAAGTGCCGACGCAAGTCGCCATCCGAGATTAGCCCCAGCAACTGCCGTTCACTGTCGCAGACGATGGCTGCGCCCGCCCCTGCTTTCGTGATCGCCTGCATCACTTCGAGCGTGGGCGTCTCTGGGCCGACCACGGCCAGATCCTCACCCTGACGCATCACATCGGAAACTCGCAGCAGCAGCCGCTTGCCTAGGGTGCCGCTCGGATGGAATTTGGCGAAGTCCTCCTTGCTGAAGCCCTTGCGCTCCATGGCGGCAACGGCCAACGCGTCGCCGATCGCCAGCATGAGGGTCGTCGACGTGGTTGGTGCGAGGTTGTTGGGACAAGCCTCGCGCTCGACATGGCAGTCGAGCGTCAATCCGGCGAGCCTGGCCACGCTGCTATCTCGACGGCCGGTGACGACAATGGATTTAGCGCCGATGACGTCGAGAGACGGGAAAAGCCGGATCATCTCGTCAGTCTCGCCGGAATAGGTGAATAGGACCACGACATCATCGTTCGTCACCATGCCGAGGTCGCCATGCACGGCTTCCGCCGCATGCAGGAACAGGCTGGGGGTGCCCGTACTGGCAAGGGTCCCGGAAAACTTCCTCGCGATGTGACCGCTCTTGCCCACGCCACAGGCGATGACACGGCCGGTGCAGTCGACGATCCAGTCGACCGCGGTTTCATAGGCGGCATCGAGCCTGCTCGAGAGGTCGTAGAGTCCCTGGGCCTCTTCGCGCAAAACGCGAAGGATGGTATTCAATGAGCTCACTGGGGCGGCCTTCCGAGAATCGATTTGCCGAAGAGCGATGCGACCCATTCGACGGTCATCTTCGCCGTCTCGTTGTTGGAATCAAACAGCGGATTGACTTCTACCACGTCGAGGCCCGCCAACCGGCACGTGGCACCGGGACGATTGAGAATGCTATGCAGAAGCTCGGCAACCAGGTGGCCCTCGCGATAGGTGAAACCACCACGCACGGCCGTACCGGTCCCCGGGGCAAGAATCGGATCGAGGCAATCGACATCAAAGCTGATCCACAGGCGCTTGGAGCCCGTATCCTGCAACCAAGCGTCGAACTTGTCCAGGAGGCCGGCAACGCCGTATCGGTCGGCATCCTGCATCGTCGTGCCGAAGCATCCGGGATAGGAATGGATCCGCGCGGCCTCACCTGGATCTACGTCTCGTAGACCAATCCAAGCGATGCGATCCCCAGAAAGCGGCTGATCTCCCACGAGGCCAACAAGCTCTTTCCACTGCTGGTCCGTCAGCCCCGTCGTGCCCGATGGCTGTCCGGTCAGCGCACCAAGCGGCATGCCATGAAGGTTCCCAGAGGGCGACGTTCCGGGCGAATTGATATCGCCATGGGCATCGATCCAGAGCACGGCGAGATCTGGAGCGGCACTCATCGCCCCGGCAATCGATCCGATACTCAGGCTGTGGTCGCCGCCCAAAACCAAGGCGGTGCGGCCTTCGGAAACGGATTTCGCCACCGCCGCCTTAACCTGCGCGTACACCACGCTGGCCGTTGCAAACTCGCGAATCCCGCAGGGATCGGCGGCTACCGGTTCAATGCTCAGGTCTCCCTGGTCTCGAATCTCGATGCCGAGCCGTTGCAGGGCGCCCTCAATATCGGCAAGCCGCAGCACCGAAGGTCCGAGGCGGCTGCCTGTGCGGCGACCACCGAGATCGAAGGGCACTCCGATGATGTCGATCATCGTCGGGATTGTACTTGCGCGCCCGGCAAGTACACTTTACGCATGCCGCGCGCCGGGGTCATCGCGATCCAAGGGGATTTCGAAAAGCACCTCACCGCGCTCTCCAAGTTAGGAGCCTATACCCTTGAGGTTCGCACGCCGGAAGACCTCGCCAAGGTCGACCGGGTCATTATTCCGGGCGGCGAGAGCACGACCGTCGGCAGGCTAATGGACCGGTTCGGCCTGGGGTCGGCGCTGATTGAGCGGGCCCACCAAGGCATGCCGATCTGGGGCACGTGCATGGGGATGATCATCCTTGCCAAGGAGGTCGAAGACTATGACCAGTTCCGGCTCGGACTTTTGGATATCACGGTCCGCCGCAACGCATTCGGCGCCCAGGTACACAGCTTCGAGGACGAAGTTTCCATTCCTGCTCTCGGTGAGCCGCTCACCGCAGTTTTCATTCGCGCTCCCGTGGTGACCCGCTGCGGTGAGGGAGTGGAGGTCCTGGCCTCGTATCGCGACGAAATCGTTGCGGTGCGGCAAGGCTCGGTGCTGGGCACGGCGTTCCACCCCGAGCTAACCGACGACACGCGCCTGCACGAGTGGTTTCTTAGTTGGCAATTGCCTTAGACGGGCAGGCCATTGGGTGAGTCGATCTTTGCCCGCCTTTGCGAGCGGAGCAGTTCATCGTAGACGGTCGTGTCGGCAAAGGCATCGTTGCAGATCACGGCCGTTCGACCATCCTCCTCAATCTGGACGAAGCGTCCAATCGCGAGACCGAAGCGGCGAAGCTCGGAGACC contains:
- the kpsF gene encoding Arabinose 5-phosphate isomerase KpsF — its product is MGRIALRQIDSRKAAPVSSLNTILRVLREEAQGLYDLSSRLDAAYETAVDWIVDCTGRVIACGVGKSGHIARKFSGTLASTGTPSLFLHAAEAVHGDLGMVTNDDVVVLFTYSGETDEMIRLFPSLDVIGAKSIVVTGRRDSSVARLAGLTLDCHVEREACPNNLAPTTSTTLMLAIGDALAVAAMERKGFSKEDFAKFHPSGTLGKRLLLRVSDVMRQGEDLAVVGPETPTLEVMQAITKAGAGAAIVCDSERQLLGLISDGDLRRHFMTLDHNLDAPAWSYMTKDPASIEASVLAMDALEMFQNFPKKIGEVPVVESDKVVGLLMVKDLLRSGII
- the pdxT gene encoding Pyridoxal 5'-phosphate synthase subunit PdxT yields the protein MPRAGVIAIQGDFEKHLTALSKLGAYTLEVRTPEDLAKVDRVIIPGGESTTVGRLMDRFGLGSALIERAHQGMPIWGTCMGMIILAKEVEDYDQFRLGLLDITVRRNAFGAQVHSFEDEVSIPALGEPLTAVFIRAPVVTRCGEGVEVLASYRDEIVAVRQGSVLGTAFHPELTDDTRLHEWFLSWQLP
- the arg gene encoding Arginase translates to MIDIIGVPFDLGGRRTGSRLGPSVLRLADIEGALQRLGIEIRDQGDLSIEPVAADPCGIREFATASVVYAQVKAAVAKSVSEGRTALVLGGDHSLSIGSIAGAMSAAPDLAVLWIDAHGDINSPGTSPSGNLHGMPLGALTGQPSGTTGLTDQQWKELVGLVGDQPLSGDRIAWIGLRDVDPGEAARIHSYPGCFGTTMQDADRYGVAGLLDKFDAWLQDTGSKRLWISFDVDCLDPILAPGTGTAVRGGFTYREGHLVAELLHSILNRPGATCRLAGLDVVEVNPLFDSNNETAKMTVEWVASLFGKSILGRPPQ
- the purH gene encoding Bifunctional purine biosynthesis protein PurH — translated: MANVRRALLSVTDKTGIESLAKSLVDLGFELVSTGGTANVLRGSGIDVTDVSAVTGVPEMLAGRVKTLHPKIHGGLLGDVRDSGHREQMDNHGIQPIELLVVNLYAFERTVSGDHSFEEAIENIDIGGPAMLRSAAKNHANVLVVTDPADYAEVTEALGSKSERKLAVRLAAKAFAHTAYYDSVISRYLLRVADLSHGETITMGWRRVAELRYGENPHQSASVLADPLAVPGIAQARQIWGIPLSYNNYLDADGAWELACDLPHGACAIIKHGNPCGAAVGESFGEAYRAARESDPISAFGGIAAFNGVIDESAATAMIEKGNFLEVVIGTKFEEAAAAMFRERSGWGQNVRLLEAPLVGGERRTQFRSIGGGVLMQDVDEDPGSEWQVVTDRRPTDDQMGALRLAWVLVQHVKSNAIVIAAKNRLLGVGAGQMNRVQSVRLAIEQAGDGSKGAVLASDAFFPFPDSVETAAKAGITAVVQPGGSKKDADVVAAANELGLPMVFTGIRHFHH